A window of the Dyadobacter pollutisoli genome harbors these coding sequences:
- a CDS encoding esterase-like activity of phytase family protein, with the protein MKNILAVVLLVMLTPYCGACQNKFEIRSDTILKSITSKFHGLSAIEYIPRTEEWILANDRGHYFKFRNCNNVRDFNRGNLSEDIRTDYYFESVRYDSIRDAYFFSVETDTYTGVYSSIGQLHAPNPRVIIKLPLPSKNKGVEGIALSPSGALWIAAEAGWESGTDIANEIVYFYRYKNPLVDNDQEQPERFKYKIRRYDADAVDKSDRPGGISEILAVDENCLLVLERCYIKQPGGNPNRVFAQIRSVTVNSKTHELEPNDTLNFDFSSVPVVCNVEGMAWGDLQKQTLFVIADDGLGDDYFSDEVDPKTGRASVPTLRNQMIVLKRK; encoded by the coding sequence ATGAAAAATATTCTAGCAGTAGTTTTACTTGTAATGCTAACTCCGTATTGCGGAGCGTGTCAAAACAAATTCGAAATCCGGAGTGATACCATTCTAAAATCGATAACCAGCAAATTCCACGGGCTTTCAGCAATTGAGTACATACCAAGGACAGAAGAATGGATTCTAGCAAATGATCGGGGCCATTATTTTAAATTCAGGAATTGCAACAATGTTCGTGATTTCAATAGAGGAAATCTTAGCGAGGATATCAGGACAGATTACTACTTTGAAAGTGTTAGGTATGATTCAATTCGAGATGCCTATTTTTTCTCGGTGGAAACCGATACTTATACAGGTGTTTACTCTAGCATAGGGCAATTACACGCTCCAAATCCTCGCGTGATCATTAAACTACCTTTACCAAGTAAAAATAAAGGAGTCGAAGGAATAGCTCTTTCCCCTTCCGGTGCACTGTGGATTGCGGCAGAAGCAGGATGGGAAAGCGGTACTGATATTGCTAACGAAATCGTATACTTTTATCGCTATAAGAATCCTTTGGTGGATAACGACCAAGAGCAACCAGAACGTTTCAAATATAAAATCAGGCGATATGATGCAGATGCAGTCGACAAAAGCGATAGGCCTGGCGGAATTTCAGAGATACTTGCCGTAGATGAAAATTGTCTCCTAGTCTTAGAGAGATGTTATATAAAACAGCCTGGTGGTAACCCAAATCGAGTTTTTGCACAAATCCGAAGTGTAACGGTTAATAGTAAAACACACGAATTAGAGCCAAATGACACACTAAATTTTGATTTTAGTAGTGTGCCAGTGGTTTGTAATGTGGAAGGTATGGCTTGGGGTGACTTACAAAAGCAAACTTTGTTTGTTATTGCTGACGATGGGTTGGGAGACGATTATTTCAGTGATGAAGTAGATCCTAAAACCGGAAGGGCTAGCGTTCCAACTTTGCGAAATCAGATGATAGTTCTGAAAAGAAAGTGA
- a CDS encoding esterase/lipase family protein: MSKIKIKFEPDDESTFFKAANSSELVILLHATAGDSTSLRDIKNRLIKDKPHSDIWFPNVPTSWVSFANPIHLVKALVEQIDAIWEYHAEDNNHEHYKRIILIGHSIGALFARKIYVYSCGENSNAPFERKIEIKQSREWAIKIERIILLAAMNRGWSARDLSILDSLYIRAGVILGKLVMFFFRTRLLLFQVKKGASFIIQLRIQWLAMVRAFNEGRKREGGALVIQLLGTVDDIVSPEDNVDLVTGGDFVYLEVPKSSHSNVVKMGNDTEGEARYKVLRSALLDTKEELLKRTVVPLDAVNFPVNTSVTDVIFVIHGIRDRGFWTQKIANRIKLLGDSPKRKYAIETSSYGYFPMLSFLLPSTRRAKVEWLMDQYTEDLALYPNADFSYVGHSNGTYLLAQALEDYPACHFKNVLFAGSVVPTTYKWNSLIQDGRVKSILNYVASADWVVAIFPNFFQKVPFLGVKDIGGAGHEGFTGLKQFQIQFVSGSHGAAINEDMWGDIADFAVNGKISTPTNSLLIVPKRSRTVAVLGYLSPLVWLLLLLLFGGVGFLIWSCIWSPCYYQYAYVYRTIALILYCRFLWFVLTKV, encoded by the coding sequence ATGTCAAAAATAAAAATCAAGTTTGAGCCCGATGATGAGTCAACCTTTTTTAAGGCAGCCAATTCTTCAGAACTTGTTATCTTGTTGCACGCAACTGCTGGTGACTCGACCTCATTGAGAGATATCAAGAACCGTCTTATCAAGGACAAACCGCATTCTGATATTTGGTTTCCCAATGTTCCTACTTCGTGGGTTTCATTTGCGAATCCGATACATCTGGTAAAAGCATTAGTTGAGCAGATTGATGCCATATGGGAATACCATGCTGAGGACAATAACCATGAACACTACAAGCGCATAATTCTAATTGGCCATAGCATCGGTGCTTTATTTGCTCGTAAAATCTATGTTTATAGTTGTGGTGAAAATTCAAATGCACCCTTTGAGAGAAAAATTGAAATCAAGCAATCAAGGGAATGGGCAATTAAGATAGAACGAATAATCCTGCTAGCCGCTATGAACCGAGGATGGTCAGCCCGTGACTTGTCCATTTTAGATTCCTTGTACATTAGGGCAGGTGTAATTCTCGGTAAGCTGGTCATGTTCTTTTTTAGAACGCGGCTTTTGCTGTTTCAAGTTAAGAAAGGGGCCTCGTTTATAATACAGCTTCGTATTCAATGGCTTGCCATGGTACGTGCCTTTAATGAAGGCAGAAAGCGGGAGGGAGGTGCATTGGTGATTCAGCTTCTTGGCACAGTGGACGATATCGTATCACCGGAAGATAATGTGGATCTCGTCACAGGGGGTGATTTTGTCTATCTCGAGGTGCCTAAATCCAGTCATTCAAATGTTGTGAAGATGGGGAATGACACCGAAGGAGAAGCTCGCTATAAGGTTTTGCGTAGTGCGCTTTTGGATACTAAGGAGGAGCTTTTAAAAAGAACTGTTGTACCACTAGATGCTGTAAATTTCCCGGTTAATACTAGTGTTACTGATGTCATTTTCGTCATCCATGGTATACGTGATAGAGGATTCTGGACTCAGAAGATTGCCAATAGGATCAAGTTATTGGGTGACAGTCCAAAAAGGAAATATGCTATTGAGACGTCGAGCTATGGCTATTTTCCTATGTTGTCATTTTTGTTGCCATCAACCCGACGCGCCAAAGTGGAGTGGCTTATGGATCAGTACACGGAGGATCTGGCGCTATATCCAAATGCCGATTTCTCGTATGTCGGACACAGTAACGGCACATATCTGTTGGCCCAGGCGCTGGAAGATTATCCTGCATGCCATTTCAAAAACGTGCTCTTTGCCGGCAGTGTGGTCCCAACAACCTATAAATGGAATTCGCTAATTCAGGATGGAAGAGTAAAGTCAATCTTGAACTATGTTGCTTCGGCGGATTGGGTTGTTGCGATTTTTCCGAATTTTTTTCAAAAAGTGCCGTTTCTTGGAGTTAAAGACATCGGCGGGGCTGGTCATGAAGGTTTTACAGGTCTCAAACAGTTTCAGATCCAGTTTGTTAGTGGCAGCCATGGTGCAGCTATTAACGAGGATATGTGGGGCGACATTGCTGATTTCGCAGTAAACGGTAAGATCTCAACGCCAACAAACTCATTACTGATTGTGCCCAAGCGTTCAAGGACAGTGGCAGTATTAGGATACCTTTCTCCGCTAGTCTGGCTACTGTTACTACTTTTGTTTGGTGGCGTTGGCTTTTTGATATGGAGTTGTATCTGGTCTCCATGTTATTATCAATATGCATATGTCTATCGCACCATTGCCTTGATTTTGTATTGCAGATTTCTCTGGTTCGTCTTGACCAAGGTTTGA
- a CDS encoding DUF2272 domain-containing protein produces MDLRVNTPEANLRIEPNTSKAPLAILPVGHLVTMNGPLAGASGDWQPCSTFIDGHQLNGFVHASLLRTPINAEVDRLIETAGKEYKDFLFGKRNENHPESKSRIDAYWASVPLAPKPVSVAWSAVFISFVVREALLTKSFKFSQRHTTYFSDSKTAFLNNDASRAYWAVRLNNRILEVGDLVGYFRTGLACGNAAHSYDDLPGDFCSHSDVVVAIRNNIAFTIGGNVSQTVKVKEVPLTATGKIAVGNQRILVMQRNF; encoded by the coding sequence ATGGATTTACGAGTTAACACACCGGAGGCAAACCTACGGATTGAGCCGAACACATCAAAGGCTCCACTGGCAATACTGCCGGTAGGCCACCTTGTGACAATGAACGGGCCGCTTGCAGGAGCGAGTGGCGATTGGCAGCCATGCAGCACATTTATTGATGGCCACCAGTTAAATGGCTTTGTCCATGCCTCCTTGCTACGCACGCCCATAAATGCCGAAGTAGACCGTTTGATTGAAACGGCAGGCAAAGAATATAAGGATTTTCTCTTTGGCAAACGCAATGAAAATCATCCAGAATCCAAATCCCGAATAGACGCCTACTGGGCTTCGGTGCCTTTGGCACCGAAGCCGGTCAGTGTGGCTTGGTCGGCGGTATTTATAAGTTTCGTGGTGAGAGAAGCTCTACTCACAAAATCATTCAAATTCTCTCAGCGCCATACCACATACTTTAGTGATAGCAAAACAGCATTTTTGAACAATGATGCCTCCCGAGCCTATTGGGCCGTCCGACTGAATAACCGGATACTCGAAGTGGGTGATCTCGTAGGTTATTTTCGTACAGGTCTCGCCTGCGGAAACGCAGCGCACTCATATGACGACCTCCCTGGAGACTTCTGTTCACACAGTGATGTGGTGGTGGCGATAAGGAACAACATTGCTTTCACAATAGGAGGCAATGTGAGCCAAACCGTGAAAGTCAAAGAGGTTCCGCTCACAGCCACCGGAAAAATAGCTGTAGGCAATCAGCGCATACTTGTGATGCAACGTAACTTTTGA
- a CDS encoding sensor histidine kinase gives MTRFILACALLLVSIDYSYSRAIRWNPRKTYINIGNRLAILEDKSNLLKIDQVSSAEFDNKFTPSQQNTLHFGLNKSAFWLKFEFYNNSSEKLYLQLEHAFIPTADLYVRDSKGSWTVIKSGYKVLIGNKPISDHWQSFPLLSGKHEYFIRLIPYVHPINVKIWNSKSYLITSNKEKLYYGIYLGLLFFVFAIHLFLFISLKHNYYLAYCLLIVSYILTSTSVLEGYFIYAFPFADMMYWYKIVPAIDMPIMLVYCLLFLEVKKYRSNLFYFTVMVCVILLLYLPILHFLPDLVIFVANWVMALLVFILAIYIGVSVGKSGNNLGYYYSVTYVFWLILVAMEEINIQFGTPEHLFDITYVSIAILVESFFLSILLAKRLQWDKEQNDQIRFELQKDLIRIQDRFDNEMLQAQLEIQEQTFNNISQEIHDNIGQSLGIVSINLYSLDNIVNENDEQRISESINLVSNVMNELRDIAKSLNSDYLRKIGLLGALEQQASILRKTGIFEVQILSNDQIILSDSNKELLIFRVLQELLSNIVKHAKATNIVVNVDYQHTHLSITVQDNGNGFDVEQIFKSKSSGLGLTNIKNRVNMIDGSFSIKSSPASGTVATIKIPV, from the coding sequence ATGACCCGTTTTATACTTGCCTGCGCTCTACTTCTAGTTTCTATCGATTACTCGTACTCTCGTGCAATTCGATGGAATCCTCGCAAAACCTATATCAATATCGGAAACCGCCTGGCAATATTAGAAGACAAAAGCAACTTGCTAAAAATAGACCAGGTATCTTCTGCGGAATTCGACAACAAATTTACTCCCTCACAGCAAAATACACTTCATTTTGGTCTAAACAAATCCGCATTTTGGTTAAAATTTGAGTTCTATAATAATTCATCTGAGAAGCTATATCTTCAACTAGAGCACGCCTTCATACCCACCGCTGACTTGTATGTAAGAGACTCCAAAGGCAGTTGGACAGTGATAAAATCAGGCTACAAGGTACTTATAGGTAATAAGCCCATAAGTGATCACTGGCAGTCCTTCCCGTTGCTAAGCGGCAAACACGAGTATTTCATAAGACTTATCCCCTACGTCCATCCCATTAATGTAAAAATTTGGAACAGCAAAAGCTATTTGATTACAAGTAACAAGGAAAAGCTCTACTACGGGATATACTTAGGTCTACTATTTTTTGTTTTTGCAATTCACTTGTTCCTTTTCATTAGCCTTAAACACAACTATTATTTGGCATACTGCTTATTAATTGTATCTTATATATTAACATCCACATCAGTCCTTGAAGGTTATTTTATTTATGCCTTTCCTTTTGCGGACATGATGTACTGGTATAAAATTGTTCCTGCAATAGATATGCCAATAATGCTCGTATATTGCTTGTTATTTTTGGAAGTAAAAAAATATCGCAGCAACCTATTCTATTTTACAGTGATGGTCTGCGTAATATTATTACTTTATCTCCCAATTCTTCATTTTCTACCTGATCTGGTCATTTTTGTTGCCAATTGGGTCATGGCACTACTGGTATTTATTCTAGCAATATATATTGGTGTGTCCGTCGGAAAATCGGGCAACAATCTTGGGTACTACTACAGCGTTACATACGTATTTTGGTTGATACTAGTGGCCATGGAGGAAATAAATATACAATTTGGCACACCTGAACATCTGTTTGATATTACCTACGTTTCAATTGCCATTTTAGTCGAATCCTTTTTTTTATCAATTTTACTTGCCAAACGACTTCAATGGGATAAAGAACAAAATGATCAAATTCGATTTGAACTGCAAAAAGATTTAATAAGGATTCAAGATCGATTTGACAATGAAATGTTGCAAGCTCAGCTAGAAATCCAAGAACAGACTTTCAACAATATAAGTCAGGAAATACATGACAATATTGGGCAGAGCCTTGGGATTGTTAGTATCAATCTCTATTCATTGGATAACATAGTCAATGAAAACGATGAACAACGAATCTCAGAATCCATAAATTTGGTGAGTAATGTAATGAATGAGCTCAGAGATATTGCAAAATCCCTCAACAGCGATTACCTAAGAAAAATTGGATTGCTCGGTGCATTGGAACAGCAGGCTTCAATCCTGAGAAAAACCGGTATTTTCGAAGTGCAGATTCTATCGAATGACCAAATTATCCTAAGTGATTCAAATAAGGAGTTGCTAATATTTCGAGTTCTCCAAGAACTATTAAGTAATATCGTAAAACATGCCAAAGCAACTAATATTGTGGTTAATGTAGACTATCAACATACTCACCTTTCCATAACAGTTCAGGATAATGGGAATGGTTTTGACGTTGAGCAAATATTCAAGTCCAAGAGTAGTGGATTAGGGTTAACGAATATTAAAAACAGGGTAAACATGATCGACGGATCATTTTCTATAAAAAGCAGCCCAGCAAGCGGCACAGTTGCAACAATAAAAATTCCGGTTTAG